From Lolium perenne isolate Kyuss_39 chromosome 5, Kyuss_2.0, whole genome shotgun sequence, a single genomic window includes:
- the LOC139831462 gene encoding uncharacterized protein: MENRGTGGTHCAGNRDYTRFKGKKVAEAPPGVVLHDAQIYDMMRTKQKPNPALPQPQYYGNAKAAKEDYCDMVKSRHPEVDDPLSIPVDEESLVLSGHGRPHGRFPFLNKAVKPTHSTSYTRLKHTLTADSPQPRPRPARPPAYDPEFEAAFEACNEAYQQAVAQWNRQNKAYMAYIEK; encoded by the exons atggagaaccgaggcaccggtggcacacactgcgcgggaaaccgcgattacacccgcttcaaggggaaaaag gtggccgaggcaccacctggggtggtgcttcatgatgcccagatatatgacatgatgcggacgaagcagaagcccaatcccgcattgcctcagccacagtactacggcaatgccaaggccgccaaggaggactactgcgacatggtcaagtctcgtcaccccgaggtggatgaccccttgagcattccggtcgacgaggagtcgttggtcctgtcggggcacgggcgtccgcatggccgtttcccctttctgaataaggcggtcaagcctacccactccacgagctacacgcgtctcaagcataccctcaccgccgacagcccccagcctcgtccacggcctgctcgtccacccgcctacgat cctgagttcgaggcggccttcgaagcctgcaatgaagcgtatcagcaggccgttgcccagtggaataggcagaataaggcctacatggcgtatatagaa AAATGA
- the LOC127320857 gene encoding glycosyltransferase BC10 → MASPYTSPYALSFLLLLLSVPAVFFLAPRLLLPKTLPAIPDADETEDLALFRRAVLLSAAPAPPAPATSGSLFGRRAHQAQPPKVAFLFLTNSDLVFAPLWEKFFAGHHGLLNLYVHADPSAVLSIPPTPSFRGRIIRGNKATARASATLISAARRLLATALLDDPANQFFALLSQSCVPLHPFPTLYRALVTDNNAGTGRHRHRSFIEILDSEDTLPARYVARGDDAMLPEVPFDRFRVGSQFFVLAKRHAVMVVRDRRLWNKFKAPCLVKSRDSCYPEEHYFPTLLDMQDPDGCTKYTLTRVNWTDAVGGHPHTYQPEEVSGDLIRDLRKSNGTYSHMFARKFAPETLGPLMEIADSIILRG, encoded by the coding sequence ATGGCGTCGCCGTACACCTCACCGTACGCGCTGTCCTTCCTTCTGCTGCTCCTCTCCGTCCCGGCGGTGTTCTTCCTCGCGCCACGCCTGCTGCTGCCCAAGACGCTCCCGGCCATCCCGGACGCCGACGAGACGGAGGACCTGGCGCTCTTCCGCCGCGCCGTCCTCCTCTCCGCCGCGCCCGCCCCGCCCGCCCCCGCCACGTCCGGCTCCCTCTTCGGCCGCCGCGCGCACCAGGCGCAGCCCCCCAAGGTGGCCTTCCTCTTCCTCACCAACTCCGACCTCGTCTTCGCGCCGCTCTGGGAGAAGTTCTTCGCGGGGCACCACGGCCTGCTCAACCTCTACGTCCACGCCGACCCCTCCGCGGTGCTCTCCATCCCGCCCACGCCCTCCTTCCGCGGCCGCATCATCCGGGGCAACAAGGCCACCGCGCGCGCCTCCGCCACGCTCATctccgccgcgcgccgcctcctCGCCACCGCGCTCCTCGACGACCCGGCCAACCAGTTCTTCGCGCTGCTCTCCCAGTCCTGCGTCCCGCTCCACCCCTTCCCCACCCTCTACCGCGCGCTCGTCACCGACAACAATGCCGGCAccggccgccaccgccaccgcagcTTCATCGAGATCCTCGACAGCGAGGACACGCTGCCCGCCCGCTACGTCGCCCGCGGCGACGACGCCATGCTCCCAGAGGTGCCCTTCGACCGATTCCGCGTCGGCTCCCAGTTCTTCGTGCTCGCCAAGAGACATGCCGTCATGGTGGTCAGGGACAGGAGGCTCTGGAACAAGTTCAAGGCGCCGTGCCTGGTCAAGTCCAGGGACTCATGCTACCCCGAGGAGCACTACTTCCCGACGCTGCTGGATATGCAGGACCCTGACGGCTGCACCAAGTACACGCTCACCAGGGTCAACTGGACCGACGCCGTCGGCGGACACCCGCACACCTACCAGCCGGAGGAGGTGTCCGGGGACCTCATCAGAGACCTCAGGAAGTCCAATGGCACCTACTCGCACATGTTTGCGCGCAAATTTGCGCCCGAAACCCTTGGGCCGCTCATGGAGATCGCCGATTCCATCATCCTGCGTGGCTAG